The Coregonus clupeaformis isolate EN_2021a chromosome 27, ASM2061545v1, whole genome shotgun sequence genomic sequence TGCCTGTTTTGCACCTTCTCTCTGTTAAAGTATGGGTCTACTTGATGGAAGAAATATCACAGAATATTTTGCATTATGCATAGAATTCAGCATTCAGAACACACAAGCATTAATACTCTCTATGTTCCCCTGTGTCGTTAATAATTGGTGAAATCAGCTGGTTCAAGGTGACACACTGACTTGTGACCAGAAAGTCACAACAGAACACAAGTTCTCATAGGCTGGTAAGCTCAGAGAGAGTTACCGTACACACCAATAGACGGCAGTGGTATAGAGCCGACCCCCTGGTAACTGGGTAACTAGTTTCCATGGGGACTAGGGGAGATCCTGATACATTTCACCTGACTGATACCAAAAGTTTGACTGTACATGATTTTCTGGTTGGAGTGAGGATTTGTATTTGCGGTTTTCTCATTGATACTCTGGGTTCAAATTCATTGTATCTTAGGTTCAAAGCTGTTGAATAAGGTTTAAAGTATAAACTTGACTTGACAGGAATGGTTTGTATTCAACATTTCAAAGggaacctttaaaaaaaaagtttaattGGAAGCTGGGACTTTTATCTACAACAATTCAGTCTGGTCAGTGAACTGTATTCTGAACACTTTGGTTTTGCATTTGTTCATGAAGATCACGTTCACTTCAATCACAACACATCAGCGTTCTAAACAGTACGGTCCTGTGTGGAATCTGTCACCGTTCcagtacacacacaacacagactacagtacatgCTTCTAATACTTAGGAAGGGTGTGTCCATTGAACACCActgtgcctgactgactgactcaccgaGAATGCTTGAGTTGGTGAATCTCCAAGCTTCACTGTAGGAGGTGTAGGGGGAGTGAGTGTAGGTCTGGCCAGAGTAGTCTGCACCTGCAGGACATGGAACAAAACAGCACACACATCAGATGTACAGTGAGAGACATACAGTAACCAACATTATTCAGTAAGAAATTCACACACGTATGTGTATagaaaaaaatacattacagtcTAGACAACATCAGGCATAATATTTCTTATAAAGACACCGCCTTCCTCAAAGTGTTTTTTTGCCTTCATTTGAGGGTGTTTGTCCTCTTGCCAGCATCTGCTAAGATTTAGCTCATAATTCACCAATGGTTAGGGCAGCTTGTAAACCATTAATCTATGAGCCAGGTGGATGGCTGGGGGTAAAATCCCTCGACTCATTGGTGCGTGTGGCTAGTCTCCGCTTCCTCTCTTTAACGTTTACCCCTCCCCTCTCCGTCCGTCCAAaatgccctcctctcctctctatccctcactTCCTGCTTTAGCCTTTCAacctttctgtctcctctctttttttacattcttttttttttacattccaaTATCTAATTGGTAATTATGTTGGCTGGTTTGAATACCCCGGCTCGCCCCCAGACCCCCCCCTTTCTGTGAGTAATTGTGTATGAACGCTTCCTCACAGCAAGCCCACCAGAAAAATAATAAATCAGACCCTCTCATTTCGCGCTTCGAAGGGCAGACTTCAAATaaaaaaggcacacacacacacacacacacacacacacacacacgcacacacacacacatacacacacacacacacacacacacacacacacacacacacacacacacacacacacacacacaccacaaagatcctcctcctctgctctctccccccctcccccctctctctctctctcacccgggCCCACTCTGCCACCCTGTggccccccaccctctctcccccctctggtGGGGCCCCTGGTTCCCATGGTGATGTGTGGTCAGAGGGGCGGCGTGGGGGTGCGGGCAGCAGGGCGGAACCCCCAGCCTGTTCCCTTGTACCCCCTGGGCCCTGGCTGCACCACCATGCAGTTCACCAGCCGAGCAGGCTACTCATTAACCAGCATGCCTTCCTGTTAATCTCCAATCCTCCCTCCCagcatttctctctccctctctcacgccCATCCTTGCTTTTTTAACGTTGGTTTTGGTCACTGCCTTGCCCTAAAACAATGTTTAGTTTTTTGTCTACATTCTTCTCTGTGGTGCTTTGTCCTAATAGTGCATGCAGTTTCAGCGTTCCCAAAGGGAAAACACAGATAGGATCAGGTTTGGGTATAAATAAAACTATGAACTGCATATATCTAAGCTGAACTGAAAGTAGAGACATCATCTCTTTCTCGGAAATCCCATTTTAGGATGCCATAGCCTGTctcatagcctgtgtgtgtgttaatggacGGGAGTCTTACCTGCTACCATGCCAGTGATGGCAGAGGATGAGTAGCCTGTCTGGCCACTGGAGGGGATGTGAGGAGGGTAGCCGGGGAGAGTGGAGCTCACCATATCCCGCCCTGAAACAGAGGAGGACAGACCACACACTGTCAGCCTGAGGATGTACGCGTACTGTAGTAGTGCAGCAGGTGGATGTATACATGAAAAACAAATCAAGTCTGGCACTGTCAGTGGTGCTCACCATCATCTACAGCAATTGATGCTCCAGTACAGTTCTGCACATGGGGTTTGGTGTGTTGTGGCAGGTGACATGATAAGCGAGTGTATGCTATACTGTCTGTATGAACCCCCTACAGGGCGTGGCAATGGATGAGATGAATGCTTCATTACCTGCTATGAGAGACTGGCTGCTGAAATGGCCATACACTGGTGCATGATGGGAGAATGAGTTGAACGCATGAGGGAAATGGTTGGAGCTGCTGCAGCTGCTACTGACAGTGACAGGGGCCTGCAGCGACTGCAGCTCTAGAAAAGCAGAGTTGGCCACCACGTTTGGGGAGGGGCTTGTGCTGGTCACCTCCGGGGACATTTCCTGTTTCAGACAAAGTGGGAGGGGCTGTAGCGGGTCTGAGGTGGCATGGCCAGTGGGTGGATGGGTgagaaaatgaaataaaatggaATTATCTAATATGAATGAATGGGTTAACAAATACACAGCAGCAATAGCCAGGAAGCTGAAATTAATGCTTGAAACAAATGATGAGGGAATGGGTACTACATTAAATATACAGCACATCTTGTACGTCTGTTTTAAATTAAACTTGAAAGGGTGCTTTGGGCAGCTCGTGATAATAGGCCAAATTAATTGTACAACGCATCAGCAGGCACGGCAAGCTAAAATGTGGCTGCACTGCAGAGATAAACATCAACTGCTATGATAGCTCAGTGGGAAACAAGATCTATTATTAGATTGATGACAACCGCAGTTGATACAGTCTGGAGTATACACGCCTAAACAGACTGCTATTACATTCACAGATTATGAATGCATTATGAAATTTAAAATAACTGCCTTTGTGAATTGAGTCTTGAAATATGCTGATGGAAAATAATGTTTCCATGTGTCAGCGTGTTCAGTTTTCCTTCTGCTTCATCTTTGCGCGCTGATCTTTGTGCGGGGTGAGAGGGCACCATCCATCGTAAGAGTCTTACCTGTCACCACAGTGTAGCCCTGGTGCGCTGCCAGATTCCGACCAATAGCAGCACTCGATGTCGAGAGGCTGGTCTTCCCGTCTTCTAGACTGCCATTGATGAGCGAGAGAGGGTACACAGTCTGTGGAGGATAGAGCAGATTAACCATTTGTAcgtgagtgtgtgttgtgtgtgaaaaagagagggggagagagagcaagagactgGAAATgaaaaagagagacaaagagatggATAGAGACAGTCATTTTTGCAGTGGAGTTAAGCAGACTCCACCTCTCAGTGCCAATGtgccatgtaggctactgtacctGCTCGGTCTTGCTGGCTGCTGCAGAGCTGAAGTCTGGGGGGTAGTGGTGGCGGTCAAAGCCACAGTCCAGGTGCTGCGGGGGGAAGTGCTCTGGTCTCAACTGCTTCCTAGGAACGCCTGCGCTGCCCTGAGAGTCCACACTGTGTCTACAGCTCTCCTggtcacctgagagagagagagagggtgagagagggagagggagagagagagagagagagagagagagagagagagagagagagagagagagagggggggggggggtggcgtTACATTGAGAAGCTGTTGAATCTATTTGAGTTTGTACTTAAATGATTGTAGGATAAATTGCGAGAGTGAATCTTATTGAATTGAATAAAAATAGGATAGAACATCAGGATTTGGGAATGCATGAGAATTTGTGGGTTCTTACTGTCGTCATGGCTCCTCTTGCCCTCTTGACTGGGCTGTGGTATCCCCAGCAGGCCACTGATGGAGTAGGTGGAGCCCAGGGAATCGGACTGGGGCGACTCTGGGGGAGTGACAGCTGAACTGGGAACTGACAGACAGAAAGGGGAAACGGACCATTATTACTACAATATTATCGTTGACCATTAGCGCTTAATGTTATGGACCATTAAGCATGGAGTTTCTTTAGGCTTAATACTGCATGATCAGATCATAATGCTAGACCTTATTGAAGGCGTGTGTTGGTGGTTGGAGTGGGGGGAGTGTTAGTGCTTTGTTAAtgacaagggtgtgtgtgtgtgtgtgtgtgtgtgtgtgtgtgtgtgtgtgtgtgtgtgtgtgtgtgtgtgtgtgtgtgtgtgtgtgtgtgtgtgtgtgtgtgtgtgtgtgtgtgtgtgtgtgtgtgtgtgtgtgtgtgtgtgtgtagagactcACTGAGTGTGTGTCCTGGGCTTAAGCCTTTGCCGTCCAGAGGCAGGTTGAAAGGCAGCTGCACCTTGGTTCGGATTATTCTGGAATAAAGAGCAGagattataaataataataaatacatgttttattgtcacctacaccagataggtgcagtgaactgTGTTGAAAGATCACAGACTTTACATCTACGTTTGTTCTGCTGATTCAATTTCTATACACTTGTCTTACACTCCTAAAGAGATCACAGTTCTTATTTTAAAGGCCCACTCAGTGATATTTATTGGTTTACACATAGCATAATGTAGAGGTTAGTCAGTACCTGTTGATGGAGCTGACACTGGGCACAGTGTCGCTGTCACACACCCCCTCTGCCAGCAGCCTGTCTCTGATCTCCCAGGCAAACATGGTGGGGTTCTGACGCTTGTAATCTGCTATCTTATCAACCACTTTAGGAGTGGCCACCTTGGGCTTGGAGCCCCCAATCACTCCTGGCTTGATGCTACCAGTCTCGTAGTAgctggaaaaggagagagaggtttGTTTAGTCAGAGAGCAATATGGTGAATGTGGGTGGTCATCATTTGGATTGAACAAAAATAGGTGTTTACGGTACCAATGACGTACTGTATAGTGAACCCAGAATCTTTTAACAATGGGAGACCGTGGTTCATGGTTAAGGTGTCTTGAGAACACAATAGAGGGCCGCTAACGGTTTCACCCTGTTGAGTAAAGGTGCTATGAGGTGCTCACCGTCCCAGGATCTTGCTGACACAGCCGTGGCTGACACGGAGCTGCCGGGAGATGTCACAGGGACGCACGCCCTGGTGGGCCATGTCCACGATGCGCTGCCGGATCACCTCCGGAAGCGGACGGCCGTTCACAAACATTCCGCCTAGTTGGTTAAGACCCCCATGacctgggggaggaggggggatgaaacACACATAAATGTCATGGAACCTGAGCCCACTGCCACCCACGCTACCACCCACACACAGCACTACctcacacagaggacacacacatcgAGGGCAGACTGATATGGGGTCTGGGCTGGTTCTACTTCAGGCTATTAGTTTGGTCTGAGACAGGGCTTACTTGGCACCTAATGTTCTTACATAGATACGACAATGACGTACTACAGACATGTAGAACAAAATGGATTCATTGATCAAATAAATCACATATTATTTAGGCATCTACTGGCAATATCATTTTCAGAATGCAATAAAAAAAAATGATAAAAAGGCAGGCCCTTTGGGTTTCCAAGAGAAGATGTAATTGAACCTGGTGGGACAATTCAGCACACAAAATTGTGTAGGTCATGAACCTAACAATGAGCATATATttcctggaatttttttctctgcattgttttAAATAAAGTTATTTCACATTCGTTTTTTTATGTTGAGGAGACAGGCATGTTTGGTGTGTTCAAGTTTACATGTAATTGATATGAACGTTGGACAAAAAAATTATTCACTAAACTATAAGTTACAGTAGCATAGGGCTCTACTCAATCTATATTGCtgaagttcagcgttacagcgtgattgaaatttaaatgcaatgttcccgcgttagcaGAGACTGTATTCACCGTAAACGCTGTATAGgctatgtcggctcaatcggaaattaatttaaaatgtcTATAGCGCAATCTTTAACGCTTCagtgatacagattgaatagagcacCTAGCTATCAAACTAACCCGGGTACAGATCTTAAAAGGGCTATATAAAAATTATGACAGTGATGTGAATGATGCACATGTAAGAATATATTTTGTCAATTTATCATGCATAATTCAGTGTTGTTTTAAAAGAGTGGTAAAAGAGGGTAACTGACCAATTAAGTCGGATCTAGCTAGAAATTTGACAGCCTCTGGTCTAGACAGCTCTGTGTAAGTCTTCCACATTCTAGATGTTCTCAATCCTGGTTCTGACCTCTAGATTCCTCTCTCCGGGTTTGGGTTTCCTATGGGACACACAAGGCAGCGAGAGCAGGTAGTCATTCCTCGCAGAGAAAGTAAGTTTATCCTAACTTTGATATAAAGGAATGTCACATTAAACGTTATAAAGCGGATAGTTTTATGCGTTTTAAAATGTTTATGTCAGAAGTTTGATAGGCCAGGCATAATTTAGGCCTATTCTGGCAAGCGGCATGGAAAAACAGCTCACATGCAATGATACGATATTGTCATAATTTCGATTTCAACACGCCCTGAAGTGATACTGTCTAAGATACAATTCTATAGCCTAAATAACaaattatttaattattattatttatcattATGTTATGTTTTGGAGTTTATTTTTCCACGATTTTATCAATTATTCGTTAAAAATGTTTGTATATCTGCGAGGATAACGGACTTCTATAGGCTATAGCACCAAGTTCAATGTGAAACCACCTCTTTGACAGGCATGTGTATTACATTTAGAGGCTAATTTAAAAAATCATTACAATTACGCAAAACAAATGGCAATAATTCGTTTTTTACAATAGACAAATGTAGCCTACATCGTGAGCATGTTGACAATTTCCAATGGCTGTATTAGG encodes the following:
- the LOC121541661 gene encoding paired box protein Pax-8-like isoform X1; translated protein: MWKTYTELSRPEAVKFLARSDLIGHGGLNQLGGMFVNGRPLPEVIRQRIVDMAHQGVRPCDISRQLRVSHGCVSKILGRYYETGSIKPGVIGGSKPKVATPKVVDKIADYKRQNPTMFAWEIRDRLLAEGVCDSDTVPSVSSINRIIRTKVQLPFNLPLDGKGLSPGHTLIPSSAVTPPESPQSDSLGSTYSISGLLGIPQPSQEGKRSHDDSDQESCRHSVDSQGSAGVPRKQLRPEHFPPQHLDCGFDRHHYPPDFSSAAASKTEQTVYPLSLINGSLEDGKTSLSTSSAAIGRNLAAHQGYTVVTDPLQPLPLCLKQEMSPEVTSTSPSPNVVANSAFLELQSLQAPVTVSSSCSSSNHFPHAFNSFSHHAPVYGHFSSQSLIAGRDMVSSTLPGYPPHIPSSGQTGYSSSAITGMVAGADYSGQTYTHSPYTSYSEAWRFTNSSILGSPYYYGTASRTAPPSTTAYDHL
- the LOC121541661 gene encoding paired box protein Pax-8-like isoform X5; protein product: MWKTYTELSRPEAVKFLARSDLIGHGGLNQLGGMFVNGRPLPEVIRQRIVDMAHQGVRPCDISRQLRVSHGCVSKILGRYYETGSIKPGVIGGSKPKVATPKVVDKIADYKRQNPTMFAWEIRDRLLAEGVCDSDTVPSVSSINRIIRTKVQLPFNLPLDGKGLSPGHTLIPSSAVTPPESPQSDSLGSTYSISGLLGIPQPSQEGKRSHDDSDQESCRHSVDSQGSAGVPRKQLRPEHFPPQHLDCGFDRHHYPPDFSSAAASKTEQTVYPLSLINGSLEDGKTSLSTSSAAIGRNLAAHQGYTVVTGRDMVSSTLPGYPPHIPSSGQTGYSSSAITGMVAGADYSGQTYTHSPYTSYSEAWRFTNSSILGSPYYYGTASRTAPPSTTAYDHL
- the LOC121541661 gene encoding paired box protein Pax-8-like isoform X4, whose protein sequence is MFVNGRPLPEVIRQRIVDMAHQGVRPCDISRQLRVSHGCVSKILGRYYETGSIKPGVIGGSKPKVATPKVVDKIADYKRQNPTMFAWEIRDRLLAEGVCDSDTVPSVSSINRIIRTKVQLPFNLPLDGKGLSPGHTLIPSSAVTPPESPQSDSLGSTYSISGLLGIPQPSQEGKRSHDDSDQESCRHSVDSQGSAGVPRKQLRPEHFPPQHLDCGFDRHHYPPDFSSAAASKTEQTVYPLSLINGSLEDGKTSLSTSSAAIGRNLAAHQGYTVVTDPLQPLPLCLKQEMSPEVTSTSPSPNVVANSAFLELQSLQAPVTVSSSCSSSNHFPHAFNSFSHHAPVYGHFSSQSLIAGRDMVSSTLPGYPPHIPSSGQTGYSSSAITGMVAGADYSGQTYTHSPYTSYSEAWRFTNSSILGSPYYYGTASRTAPPSTTAYDHL
- the LOC121541661 gene encoding paired box protein Pax-8-like isoform X3, which produces MSNTTGRGHGGLNQLGGMFVNGRPLPEVIRQRIVDMAHQGVRPCDISRQLRVSHGCVSKILGRYYETGSIKPGVIGGSKPKVATPKVVDKIADYKRQNPTMFAWEIRDRLLAEGVCDSDTVPSVSSINRIIRTKVQLPFNLPLDGKGLSPGHTLIPSSAVTPPESPQSDSLGSTYSISGLLGIPQPSQEGKRSHDDSDQESCRHSVDSQGSAGVPRKQLRPEHFPPQHLDCGFDRHHYPPDFSSAAASKTEQTVYPLSLINGSLEDGKTSLSTSSAAIGRNLAAHQGYTVVTDPLQPLPLCLKQEMSPEVTSTSPSPNVVANSAFLELQSLQAPVTVSSSCSSSNHFPHAFNSFSHHAPVYGHFSSQSLIAGRDMVSSTLPGYPPHIPSSGQTGYSSSAITGMVAGADYSGQTYTHSPYTSYSEAWRFTNSSILGSPYYYGTASRTAPPSTTAYDHL
- the LOC121541661 gene encoding paired box protein Pax-8-like isoform X2 yields the protein MWKTYTELSRPEAVKFLARSDLIGGMFVNGRPLPEVIRQRIVDMAHQGVRPCDISRQLRVSHGCVSKILGRYYETGSIKPGVIGGSKPKVATPKVVDKIADYKRQNPTMFAWEIRDRLLAEGVCDSDTVPSVSSINRIIRTKVQLPFNLPLDGKGLSPGHTLIPSSAVTPPESPQSDSLGSTYSISGLLGIPQPSQEGKRSHDDSDQESCRHSVDSQGSAGVPRKQLRPEHFPPQHLDCGFDRHHYPPDFSSAAASKTEQTVYPLSLINGSLEDGKTSLSTSSAAIGRNLAAHQGYTVVTDPLQPLPLCLKQEMSPEVTSTSPSPNVVANSAFLELQSLQAPVTVSSSCSSSNHFPHAFNSFSHHAPVYGHFSSQSLIAGRDMVSSTLPGYPPHIPSSGQTGYSSSAITGMVAGADYSGQTYTHSPYTSYSEAWRFTNSSILGSPYYYGTASRTAPPSTTAYDHL